A section of the Passer domesticus isolate bPasDom1 chromosome 33, bPasDom1.hap1, whole genome shotgun sequence genome encodes:
- the LOC135288585 gene encoding maestro heat-like repeat-containing protein family member 6, translated as MAGRFLGLFIVLRGKKNKGPGAAPAEQPEEPEQIQTLQDDAAVEHTQEQQSSRGRFHRTLKMFRKFLRVQRRETGTSAAEGPAEPDSGLTEFQAEPDVSLDSAEHSQDSDTIMKEDIANGDKAVTEDVAMTNANTGETEATANPDTTPTPTLIEELVPEYFRDPCFSSQEQLSRLGSGLEASQDFVPPQAVITGAPQPLRPAHCGGKGSWGSCSLEERSKFPPGVLQVPAIVRNIHQRLVSHDTVDARLKIDIVRLAEEHPVDVVLTLLRCAPTCDRAAAMMWRAIASSRLTMEKVLPTLVRVMEDWPLSKMCTSDGDNQDVFALAAALVIWVIVQVPLYHETRIHSFYPLFTALLFHVVITTQQMPPEEVENFWRACQEENRLPCRPNRFAVQAMKALLYRLQCDQEVMDMERKCGWDTLLTAHTQHYAVGLLAREMRHVLTSMCSHVAYRLLLVLSCEKPRWDLPFLAFLVEVLECLDLSKCAHTVLKIMSSCLHSKCRERRRLALRGLEVLSKDPLMARPIRSVSRRLLELLGDADGQVVSMSLSLLKKMLQKKHLMISSTSASKLAEALLPLFDRDNSHLQLLSISLFCKVMELVVEEGKKPLKRIVSQSLLPLFLHCHEENQRVAEASMKTLYCAAGFLEKRDLQRVLKTEQPLKIDECLLLEDRRQASERMQWALRFLDSPQESLREAAFRIIGVAARYLSRKREELQFHSQAISVPRKDTSLSH; from the exons ATGGCAGGCAGATTCCTTGGCTTGTTCATAGtgctcagggggaaaaaaaacaaaggccctggagctgccccagcagaaCAGCCTGAAGAGCCGGAGCAgatccagacactgcaggatg atgcagccgtggagcacacacaagagcagcaatccagccgtggccgcttccaCAGAACCCTgaag ATGTTCCGGAAGTTTCTGCGAGTTCAACGCAGAGAGACCGGGACCagtgcagctgagggcccagccgagcctgactcggggctgaccgagttccaggcagagcctgatgtcagcctggattcaGCTGAGCACTCACAAGACTCTGACACCATAATGAAAGAGGACATAGCAAACGGAGacaaggcagtgactgaggacgTGGCCATGACAAATGCCAACACTGGAGAGACTGAAGCCACCGCAAATCCTGACACCACGCCCACTCCGACTCTGATTGAGGAATTGGTACCAGAGTATTTCAGGGACCCTTGTTTTTCGTCTCAGGAGCAGCTAAGCAGGCTGGGATCAGGCCTGGAGGCCTCCCAGGACTTTGTGCCCCCTCAAGCCGTGATCACTGGGgcccctcagcctttgaggccagcACATTGTGGCGGGaagggaagctggggaagttgctCCCTTGAAGAGCGCTCCAAGTTTCCCCCAGGtgtcctccaggtgccagccattGTAAGGAACATCCACCAGAGGCTGGTGTCCCATGACACTGTGGATGCCAGGCTGAAAATTGAcattgtgaggctggctgaAGAGCATCCTGTTGATGTGGTGCTGACCCTCCTGCGCTGTGCCCCaacgtgtgacag agctgctgcaatgatgTGGAGAGCCATTGCTTCGTCAAGACTAACAATGGAGAAAGTGCTGCCAACACTGGTCCGTGTAATGGAGGATTGGCCTCTGAGCAAAatgtgcacctccgatggggacaatcAGGATgtttttgccctggct GCAGCTCTGGTGATCTGGGTGATTGTCCAGGTGCCTCTGTACCATGAGACAAGGATTCATTCTTTCTACCCTCTGTTTACggctctgctcttccacgttgtcatcaccacacagcagatgccaccagaggaagttgaaaaCTTCTGGAGAGCATGCCAGGAGGAAAATCGCCTTCCCTGCAGGCCCAACAG gtttgcagtgcaggccatgaaggctctgctctacCGACTGCAGTGTGACCAGGAGGTGATGGATATGGAGcgtaagtgtggctgggacacgctgctgactgctcacacccagcactatgccgtgggtctgctggccag gGAGATGCGCCATGTCTTGACCTCCATGTGTTCCCATGTCGCATACCGCCTTCTCCTTGTGCTCAGCTGTGAAAAGCCAAGGTGGGATCTGCCCTTCCTGGcattccttgtggag gtcctcgagtgcctggacttgagtaAATGTGCTCACACTGTCCTGAAGATCATGTCAAGTTGCCTGCACagcaagtgcagggagaggcgtcgcctggcgctcagaggcctcgaggtgctcagcaaggatcccttgatg gccagaCCTATACGCAGCGTGTCTCGAAgacttctggagctgctgggtgatgcagaTGGACAGGTGGTCAGCATGTCCCTCTCTCTGTTGAAGAAGATGCTCCAGAAAAAACATCTCATGATATCCAGCACTTCTGCCTCAAAGCTAGCTGAGgcactcctgccactctttgaccgt gacaacagccatctgcagctgctctccatttccCTCTTCTGCAAGGTGATGGAATTGGTAGTGGAAGAGGGTAAAAAGCCCCTGAAGAGAAttgtgagccagagcctgctcccactCTTCTTGCACTGCCATGAGGAGAACCAGCGTGTGGCAGAG gcctctaTGAAAACGCTGTATTGTGCGGCTGGCTTCTTGGAGAAGAGGGATCTCCAGAGGGTTCTGAAGACAGAGCAGCCATTGAAAATTGATGAGTGCCTG ctgctagAGGACAGGAGACAAGCGAGCGAGCGCATGCAATGGGCCCTGCGGTTCCTGGATAGCCCACAGGagtccctgcgagaggcggccttCAGGATCAtcg gggtggccgCGCGCTACCTGTcgaggaagagggaagagctccagtTCCACAGTCAGG CCATTTCAGTCCCAAGGAAAGACACTAGTCTGTCCCACTGA